The Sorangiineae bacterium MSr11367 genome window below encodes:
- a CDS encoding TMEM165/GDT1 family protein, with translation MSALHIFLSVFGVIFVAELPDKTALAALVLATRHKPWPVFLGTALALTVQSLVAVLAGGLLSLLPARPVHIGAGLLFLVSAVFMWRRKAEEPDDAHAKTLAVAPTFGRALATSFGVVFIAEWGDLTQLGTAALAARYHEPVLVFSAATLALWAVAGLAVFVGNRAGKFLDAALTKRIASAVFAVLGTALLVGVV, from the coding sequence ATGTCCGCGCTTCATATTTTCCTCTCCGTCTTTGGCGTCATCTTCGTCGCCGAACTCCCCGACAAAACCGCCCTTGCGGCCCTCGTGCTCGCCACGCGTCACAAGCCGTGGCCGGTATTTCTAGGCACCGCCCTGGCGCTCACCGTGCAGAGCCTCGTGGCCGTGCTGGCGGGTGGCCTGCTCTCGCTTCTGCCCGCGCGTCCGGTGCACATCGGTGCGGGGTTGCTCTTCTTAGTGTCCGCCGTGTTCATGTGGCGTCGCAAGGCGGAGGAGCCCGACGACGCGCATGCCAAGACCCTTGCCGTTGCGCCCACGTTTGGTCGCGCCCTGGCCACCAGCTTTGGTGTCGTCTTCATCGCCGAGTGGGGCGACCTCACACAACTCGGCACCGCCGCCTTGGCCGCGCGCTACCACGAGCCGGTTCTCGTGTTCAGCGCGGCCACGTTGGCGCTATGGGCCGTCGCGGGACTCGCGGTCTTCGTCGGCAACCGCGCGGGCAAGTTCCTCGACGCCGCCCTGACGAAGCGCATCGCCTCCGCGGTCTTTGCCGTCTTGGGGACGGCCCTGCTCGTGGGCGTGGTGTAG
- a CDS encoding AMP-binding protein: MSPNIDLELMMTDDDRTLGAILQWRARQQPDDTAYIYLKGGELDEIGVTYGELDRQARTVAAALQGTCRPGDRAILLYPPGLEFIAAFFGCLYAGVIAVPAYPPKANRNLSRLRDIVGDCQAVVALSTRQIGNSIQGHWSELHWIATDTLDGATAASWQNPSIAKNAIAFLQYTSGSTGTPRGVMVSHRNLVHNSECIRERWGHSPSSVGICWVPQFHDLGLIIGILQPLYVGYKAVLMSPTAFVQKPFRWLQAISRYRGTTTCGPNFSFDLCVSKVTPEQRATLDLSSLDTVMNGAEPVLTETLQNFAEAFGPCGFDIRAFRGGYGLAEGTVFVTTSHRLPKGPNVKSLSKAALEQHLVVRAAGATEHDTQDVVGCGPAAGDQELAVVHPDLHTRCKPDQIGEIWVKGESVGQGYWQRPEESAQTFGAFLDDTREGPFLRTGDLGFLHEGELYVTGRTKDLIIVRGRNHYPQDIERTVETVHPALRLNCTAAFSVREQGEERVVVVQELKRDHAGVDLEPLAADIFRAVAEEHELSLHALLLIADGNISKTSSGKIQRSTCRQRYEEGSFQVLQQTTFAVATKRHRVDRAAFLERFQRLDAEECRAQVELYLIQTLRSIRQGFFYIDVHQPLVKMGLDSLGVAEVRSALEDDLGLAFPIPTLMDMSLRDLSEEILRAASTASTDAVRKTAGGLSDAEVTSLLDDMLSLEGSGRA, encoded by the coding sequence ATGAGTCCCAATATTGATTTGGAACTCATGATGACCGACGACGATCGAACCCTGGGCGCTATCCTTCAATGGAGGGCGCGCCAGCAGCCCGACGACACGGCCTATATCTACCTCAAAGGCGGAGAGCTCGACGAAATCGGCGTGACCTACGGCGAATTGGACCGGCAGGCGCGAACCGTCGCCGCGGCCCTCCAGGGCACGTGCCGCCCGGGCGACCGTGCGATCTTGCTCTACCCGCCGGGGCTCGAGTTCATCGCGGCGTTTTTCGGCTGCCTGTACGCAGGGGTCATCGCCGTACCGGCGTATCCGCCGAAGGCCAATCGCAATTTGTCACGTCTTCGCGACATCGTCGGCGACTGCCAGGCGGTCGTCGCTTTGAGCACTCGGCAAATTGGCAACTCCATTCAGGGCCATTGGTCGGAGTTGCACTGGATCGCCACCGACACGCTGGACGGGGCGACCGCCGCGAGCTGGCAGAATCCCTCGATTGCGAAAAATGCAATCGCCTTTTTGCAGTACACGTCCGGCTCCACGGGAACGCCGCGCGGCGTGATGGTTTCCCATCGCAACCTGGTGCACAATTCCGAGTGCATCCGCGAACGCTGGGGGCATTCGCCATCGAGCGTGGGCATCTGCTGGGTCCCGCAGTTTCACGATCTGGGGCTCATCATCGGGATCTTGCAGCCATTGTACGTTGGCTACAAGGCGGTGCTCATGTCACCAACGGCCTTCGTTCAAAAGCCGTTTCGCTGGCTGCAGGCCATATCGCGGTACCGCGGCACCACCACCTGCGGGCCCAATTTCTCGTTCGACCTTTGCGTCTCCAAGGTCACGCCCGAGCAGCGTGCCACGCTCGATTTGAGCTCCCTGGACACGGTGATGAACGGGGCCGAGCCCGTGCTCACCGAGACGCTGCAGAACTTCGCCGAGGCCTTCGGCCCGTGCGGCTTCGACATCCGTGCCTTCCGCGGCGGCTACGGGCTCGCCGAGGGAACCGTCTTCGTGACCACGAGCCATCGGCTGCCGAAGGGCCCCAACGTGAAGTCCCTGTCCAAGGCCGCCCTCGAGCAGCACCTCGTCGTGCGCGCCGCCGGAGCGACGGAACACGACACGCAAGACGTCGTCGGGTGCGGCCCCGCCGCCGGCGACCAGGAGCTCGCGGTCGTTCATCCGGACCTTCACACGCGCTGCAAACCGGATCAGATCGGCGAAATTTGGGTGAAAGGCGAAAGCGTGGGGCAGGGCTACTGGCAGCGCCCGGAGGAATCGGCCCAAACGTTCGGCGCCTTTTTGGACGACACCCGAGAGGGCCCCTTCCTGCGCACCGGCGACTTGGGCTTCTTGCACGAGGGCGAGTTGTACGTCACCGGCAGGACCAAAGATCTCATCATCGTCCGAGGGAGGAATCACTATCCGCAAGACATCGAACGAACCGTGGAGACGGTGCACCCTGCCCTGCGCCTCAATTGCACGGCCGCATTCTCCGTGCGCGAGCAGGGCGAGGAACGCGTCGTCGTCGTGCAGGAGCTCAAACGCGACCACGCCGGCGTGGACCTCGAGCCGCTCGCCGCGGACATCTTTCGAGCCGTGGCCGAGGAGCACGAGCTATCGCTCCATGCGCTTCTTTTGATTGCCGACGGGAACATCAGCAAAACCTCGAGCGGCAAGATTCAGCGCAGCACGTGCCGGCAACGCTACGAGGAGGGCTCGTTCCAGGTCCTGCAGCAAACGACGTTCGCCGTCGCGACGAAGCGGCATCGGGTGGACAGGGCGGCATTCCTGGAGCGATTTCAACGGCTCGATGCCGAAGAATGCCGGGCGCAGGTGGAGCTTTACCTGATTCAGACCCTGCGAAGCATTCGGCAGGGCTTCTTCTACATCGATGTGCACCAGCCGCTCGTCAAAATGGGTCTGGACTCCCTCGGCGTGGCCGAGGTGCGGAGTGCCCTCGAAGACGACCTTGGCCTGGCGTTCCCCATTCCGACGTTGATGGACATGTCGTTGCGCGATCTCTCGGAGGAGATCCTTCGCGCCGCGAGCACGGCCAGCACCGACGCTGTGCGGAAAACCGCGGGAGGACTGTCCGATGCCGAGGTGACCTCGTTGCTCGACGACATGCTCTCGCTCGAGGGCAGCGGTCGTGCGTAA